Within the Novosphingobium pentaromativorans US6-1 genome, the region ACTGACCATGATCGTCTATGATCTCGAATGCCGTTCCGGCCCGCACCGGTTCGAAGGCTGGTTCAAGTCTTCGGAGGATTTCGCGCGTCAGCAGGAAAGGGGGCTGGTATCCTGTCCGCACTGCGGCTCGGTCGATGTGGGCAAGGCCATCCAGGCCCCGCGTCTGTCTCGCAAGGGCAACCAGATCGCCGAAGCGCCCGCTCGCCCGCAGCCTGCAAAACCGGCCGAAGCGCCCGGCGCGCCGGTAGCCAGCGCCCCGATCCCGGCCGAAGCCGTAGAAGTCATCCGCAAGCTCGCGCAGATGCAGGCAGAAGCGCTCAAGTCCTCTCGCTATGTCGGCAAGAACTTCGCCGAAGACGCGCGCGCCATGCATTACGGTGAGCGCGAGGCCGAGGCCATCCACGGCCAGACAAGCGCATCCGAGGCGCAGGAACTGCTGGAGGAGGGGATCTCCCTGATGCCCTTGCCGTTCCCGGTAACGCCGCCGGAACAGGCGAACTGAACCGAAGCGATTGCCAACCCGAAAAAGCCAAGCTAGGACCCGCCCCGAGCGCGCCCGTAGCTCAGCAGGATAGAGCACCAGATTCCTAATCTGGGGGCCACTGGTTCGAATCCAGTCGGGCGCACCAAATTCCATCATCCGCGGAATTCGGCCATTGCATGGGATCACCTGACCCGTTCTGACCGTGAACATCAGGGATGATCGGAATTCTCCGCCAAGTCCGGGATGGGTTCCTTATCGACTGCGCTCGTGAGCAAAGGGGGGCTCTCTCTTTGCTGGCCTTTCCGCCCAAGGCAGCGCCGCCGGTTCTGAAGGCCGATCTGCACGAGAGGCGCACGAAGATGCGCTGACGGCCGAAGGCCAGGTTGGCAACTCGATATTCTGTGGCTCAGATGTCTCGTTCAATCAGTATGTTGCGGGCCAGTAGCAGTGAGCCGACCGGTCCGGCGCTGGCGCCGAGTGCGGGAAGGCAGATCATCGTCTCGATGGCTGCAGGTTCCAGGTCGGGCAGGTAGCCTGCGAGGATCGCGGGCAGCCGCTTTCGTGCCCGCTCGATGAGGTGCGGCTGGCGGGTGGCGACGCCGCCGCCGATGACGATACGCTGCGGGGAAAGCGCGAGGAGCAGCGTGGACAGGAGTTCGGCCAGGTCATCCCCGACTTCGTCCCAAGCAGGCGAGGCGGGATCGAGCTTGCCCGGATGCACCGGCAGGCGGGCTTCCAGGGCGGGGCCGCTGATAAGGCCTTCGATGCAGTCCCCATGAAAGGGGCAGGTGCCTGCAAAGGTCGCGCCCGGCGCGCGGCGGGTGCGGATGTGGCCGAGTTCTGGATGGAGGAGGCCATGCACCGGTCGGCCATCGATCACGATCCCTGCGCCAAGGCCTGTGCCGATCGTGATGTAGACGAGGCTGGAGCAGCCTTGAGCCGCCCCGAAGGCATGCTCGGCAAGCGCCGCCGCATTGACGTCGGTATCGACGGCGATCGGGCAGGCGAAGTGTGCTTGCACCATTTCCAGCACGCCGGTGTTGCTCCAGCCGGGCTTCGGGGTGGCCAGGATGGTGCCGTAATCAGGCGCATCCGGCGTCACCCGGATGGGGCCGAAACTGGCGATCCCGATGGCGGCGAGGGGGGATGCGGCCTGCCATGCCGAGAGATGGGCGTGGGCAGCCTCCAGGGTTTCATCGGGGGTGGTGGTTGGCAGGGCATGGCTTTCGAGGATGCGGGTGCCATCGCCCAGGGTGACGATGGTCTTGGTGCCGCCCAGTTCTATGCCGGCAAGGCGCGGAGGGGACGCCTGTGTCATGTGAGCGCGGCGCACTCGCCCGAAAGCGAAAGCTTCAGGAAGGGAGCGAAAGTGCCGCCGAAGTGGGTGCGTCCCTCCGGCTTTTGCGCAGCCGTGGCATCGTCGATGCCCCAGTAGTCGGCGAAGCTGGTGACGGAAAGGTCAGGCAGGACCCACCAGCTATAGGCCTGAAAGGGCTCGCTTTCTGGATTGGCAAAGACGAGACCGTGGCCGTTGAGCAGGCGCCAGGGGCCTTCGATGCGCTCGGCAGTCGCGCCGTAAAGCCCCGTCGGCGCGGTGATCCCGGGGGCGAAGACTTTCGCCTGGGTCGACCAGAACAGGTAGAGGCGGCCCGCATGTTCGACGATGTGCGGCCTTTCAAGTTCGTTGTTGGCATCGGTCGCATCGACCAGCGGAGCGAGCGGACGATAGGTGCCGCTGGTATCGTCCAGGCGCGCCAGTCCGACAAGCCCGTTGAAGGCGCGGGGCGCCGCGGCTGCCGAACCGGTGAAGAGGAGGTACTCGGCTCCGTCCGGCGCACGCCAGGGAAAGGGATCTCGGAAGGCCTTGATCTCGCCGATCCGGCCTTCTGTTTCCTCGGCGGCCATGTAAGGGCCTGCCGGTTCCAGGATCTCGCGCGGATCTGACCACTGGCCGAACGGGGCGTCCGGGTCCTCTGCCAAGCTGCAGCGGGTCACGAACAGGCGCTGGCGAAAGGTGGGGGCGCTCTCGCCGCGCTCGCCGACGACCGTGAAGTAGAGGGCCAGATGCGCGCCCTCGACCCGCGCCGCGCCCGACCACTCGCGGCTTCCGGGGGTGAATCCCTCGGGAAGGGTTTGGCCGAGGTGCCGGAAACTGTCGCCCTCGCGGAAGAAGTGATGGATGCGGGCAAGGCCGTGCCGGCTTTCGGGATCGTCGGCCCTGGGCGCGGTCAGGGCAAACCAGAGTTCGCCGCCGTTCCAGGGGACGGGCTTGCCGCTCGCGTCGGCAAGTGGCCAGGCATCCCAAACGTCGATGTCATCTGCAACGCGGCGCACGTCCTTTTGACCGAGAACGGGCGCGCGACTGCAGGCTGCAAGGTCAAGGCCGGCCAGGTCCCCGGCTGTCCAGGACAGTTTTCCGTCATCCGTCTTGGCCGGATCGGTGTTCATGCGTTCGTTTTCCTTGCGTTGCATCGGGGCTGAGGTCGAGGGGGGCGGACATGGCCGGGTGGAGGAGAATGTCCAGCCATGTCCGCTGGCTCCAAGGTCAGAACTCGTAGCGAAGCGAGGCGGAGATCGTGCGCCCGTTGATCGACCTTGCCCTGACGTAGTTGTCCACGCCCGGGGTGATGGATCCTTCCTCGGCTTCGGTAATGCCCGTTGCGTTGAAAAGATTGTTGGCGTTGAGGGAGACCTCGATCTTGTCCATCGGACGGAAGTTCACGAAGGCGTTGACCTGCGTGTAGGCAGGGAACACCAGTTCGTTGCTGTCCTGGGCATAGGCCTTGGTGGTGCCCACGATGTTGAGACCGGCCCGAACCACGTCGAAGTCCACGGCGGGCGTGATCTGGTAGATCAGCTTGGCCTGGCGGCGCGGCGTGTTGCCCTCGTTGGCGGGCGTGATGGCGTCTTTGGCGATCTTGGCGTCGGTGTAGGTGGCGCCGGCACGCAGGTCGAAGATGCCCGAGCGATAGGCCGCTTCAATCTCGACGCCGGTGGCCTTGTAGCTGCGGTCGAGGAAGCGCTGGGTGGTCGCCTCGAAGTTCTGCTCCTGCGTCTTGGCGTGGAAGCCGGTTACGAAGAGGCCGAACGGTCCCGAGCGGTACTTCACGCCCAGTTCGTACTGGTCGACGAAGTCGATGGCATCTTGCTTGCGGACCGAGCCGTCGGCCTGGACCACGCCGAACAGCAGGCGGTCGGCATTGGCGCGTCCGCCGCGACTGATGCGGGCGAAGCCGGCAATGTCCGAGGTGAACATGTAGTTCGCACCGATCGACCAGGACCAGTAGCCGACCGAGTAGCGGACCGGGCTCGGGTTGCCGTTGTCGATCAGCGAGACGCTGCGCTCGACCGGCTGGATCGTGCCGTCCCCGTTGACGTCGAAGTTCGCGGTCTGGAGCGTGCCGGCGTAGTTGCCGCGCGCCTTGACATGGTCGTAGCGCACGCTCGCGTCGATGGTCAGGCCGCCGGTTTCAAAGGTGCCGGCCAGGTAGGGCGCGTCGATGTTGTAGCGCACGTCATAGCTGCGCTGGCAGCAGTTGCCCCAGAAGGGTACGCCATAGGCATAGAGCCCACCGCGCGTGAGGACGCTACCCGCGCCGTCGGTGACGTCGAGGAGCGCGGCGTTGTGCCCGTCCACTGCCATCAGGTAGGAATTCCAGACCCAGTCCATGTCGATGTTCTGGCGAGCCTTGTAGTAGCCGGCGGTGATCGAGCCCGGACCGAAGTCCTTGGTCAGCTTGAGGTCGTTGGTGAAGCTCGAGAAGTCGTTGATGTCGACGTTGAAGAGATGCGTGCGCATGACGAGAGCGTTGCCCGCCAGGGCCTGTCCGGCGCTGGGACCGTTGGCATAGACCAGTCCGTAAGTGCCGGCGGCCCCCGTCAGCAGTTCGCCTACCGAGTTCGCGATCCCCTGGCCCGCACCGACTTCGGCGGGGAAGGGCGAGACGAAGCGGCCATGGACGTCCGAGTAACGGAATCGTTCCTC harbors:
- a CDS encoding TonB-dependent receptor, whose amino-acid sequence is MKFRTLLAVSVAAVTTLPASLHAQDTAADESSQDALGLDEIIVTASARPTNRLESSISVSALDETAIAEAAPRTTAEIFRQIPGIRSESTGGDGNANIAVRGLPVASGGAKFLQLQEDGMPVMQFGDIAFGNADIFLRADQTIASIQAVRGGSASTLASNSPGGVINFISKDGKDDGGVVMATVGLDYEDYRLDFNYGGHLAEKTRFNIGGFWRQGEGPRDAGYTGNKGYQVKANLTQDFDSGYVRVYLKRLDDRAIGYLPMPTLVTGTNANPHFGSLPGFDIKSQTPHSKYFTTDIGLDGNNALHTTDIKDGMHPVVTSVGLEAVFDVADGLKLEERFRYSDVHGRFVSPFPAEVGAGQGIANSVGELLTGAAGTYGLVYANGPSAGQALAGNALVMRTHLFNVDINDFSSFTNDLKLTKDFGPGSITAGYYKARQNIDMDWVWNSYLMAVDGHNAALLDVTDGAGSVLTRGGLYAYGVPFWGNCCQRSYDVRYNIDAPYLAGTFETGGLTIDASVRYDHVKARGNYAGTLQTANFDVNGDGTIQPVERSVSLIDNGNPSPVRYSVGYWSWSIGANYMFTSDIAGFARISRGGRANADRLLFGVVQADGSVRKQDAIDFVDQYELGVKYRSGPFGLFVTGFHAKTQEQNFEATTQRFLDRSYKATGVEIEAAYRSGIFDLRAGATYTDAKIAKDAITPANEGNTPRRQAKLIYQITPAVDFDVVRAGLNIVGTTKAYAQDSNELVFPAYTQVNAFVNFRPMDKIEVSLNANNLFNATGITEAEEGSITPGVDNYVRARSINGRTISASLRYEF
- a CDS encoding DUF1178 family protein; protein product: MIVYDLECRSGPHRFEGWFKSSEDFARQQERGLVSCPHCGSVDVGKAIQAPRLSRKGNQIAEAPARPQPAKPAEAPGAPVASAPIPAEAVEVIRKLAQMQAEALKSSRYVGKNFAEDARAMHYGEREAEAIHGQTSASEAQELLEEGISLMPLPFPVTPPEQAN
- a CDS encoding glycoside hydrolase family 68 protein, giving the protein MNTDPAKTDDGKLSWTAGDLAGLDLAACSRAPVLGQKDVRRVADDIDVWDAWPLADASGKPVPWNGGELWFALTAPRADDPESRHGLARIHHFFREGDSFRHLGQTLPEGFTPGSREWSGAARVEGAHLALYFTVVGERGESAPTFRQRLFVTRCSLAEDPDAPFGQWSDPREILEPAGPYMAAEETEGRIGEIKAFRDPFPWRAPDGAEYLLFTGSAAAAPRAFNGLVGLARLDDTSGTYRPLAPLVDATDANNELERPHIVEHAGRLYLFWSTQAKVFAPGITAPTGLYGATAERIEGPWRLLNGHGLVFANPESEPFQAYSWWVLPDLSVTSFADYWGIDDATAAQKPEGRTHFGGTFAPFLKLSLSGECAALT
- a CDS encoding ROK family protein, which codes for MTQASPPRLAGIELGGTKTIVTLGDGTRILESHALPTTTPDETLEAAHAHLSAWQAASPLAAIGIASFGPIRVTPDAPDYGTILATPKPGWSNTGVLEMVQAHFACPIAVDTDVNAAALAEHAFGAAQGCSSLVYITIGTGLGAGIVIDGRPVHGLLHPELGHIRTRRAPGATFAGTCPFHGDCIEGLISGPALEARLPVHPGKLDPASPAWDEVGDDLAELLSTLLLALSPQRIVIGGGVATRQPHLIERARKRLPAILAGYLPDLEPAAIETMICLPALGASAGPVGSLLLARNILIERDI